In one window of Allorhodopirellula heiligendammensis DNA:
- a CDS encoding DUF2617 family protein, with the protein MISVRPKVAELAFHLFSRPIHPELIVVQQSRMIQRGHYNAKVDITNCGHVVTFNGAKSTLCEVATSAQQPLPTRRCLIHQTLKGSRTEEATCQSGLEYRTHFQLETVGAEMFWMVGQQLGKGQTEGLLHRFGSSGRMALGAISYVNIETRLNSMLVQAIHTFPDDYAIVKVESLFTLPE; encoded by the coding sequence GTGATTTCGGTTCGCCCCAAAGTCGCTGAACTTGCCTTCCACTTGTTCAGTCGACCGATTCATCCCGAGTTGATCGTTGTGCAGCAGTCACGAATGATCCAACGCGGTCACTACAACGCCAAAGTCGACATCACCAACTGTGGACATGTCGTCACGTTCAATGGTGCCAAGTCAACGCTGTGCGAAGTGGCCACCAGTGCGCAACAACCATTGCCGACGCGACGCTGTTTGATCCATCAAACGCTCAAGGGCAGTCGTACAGAAGAGGCGACCTGCCAGAGTGGATTGGAATATCGCACGCACTTCCAACTCGAAACGGTCGGGGCTGAGATGTTTTGGATGGTCGGCCAACAACTCGGCAAAGGGCAAACCGAAGGCTTGCTGCATCGCTTTGGTTCAAGTGGCCGAATGGCGTTGGGAGCGATCAGCTACGTCAACATCGAAACGCGGCTCAACTCGATGCTCGTCCAGGCGATCCATACGTTTCCAGACGATTACGCCATCGTCAAAGTCGAATCACTCTTCACCCTGCCGGAGTAA
- a CDS encoding anthranilate synthase component II has product MLLVIDNYDSFTYNLVQRLGEIDPQVDVRVIRNDDLTVAEIAAMSPTRLLISPGPCTPNEAGVSVECVRHFAGKIPILGVCLGHQSIGQAFGAKIVRAPQLMHGKTDNIVHDDQGLFAGLSNPFVATRYHSLVIDPPTLPDELIVSAWTDTGGQRQIMGVRHREFAMEGWQFHPESFLTAPGIELLTRFLKW; this is encoded by the coding sequence ATGTTGTTGGTCATCGATAATTACGATTCTTTCACCTACAACCTTGTCCAGCGACTTGGCGAGATCGATCCTCAGGTCGATGTGCGGGTGATTCGTAACGACGATCTCACCGTTGCTGAGATCGCAGCGATGTCGCCCACGCGATTGTTGATTTCACCGGGGCCGTGCACACCCAATGAAGCCGGGGTGAGTGTGGAGTGCGTCCGCCATTTCGCTGGCAAGATACCGATTCTCGGAGTCTGCTTGGGCCATCAATCGATCGGTCAAGCGTTTGGCGCCAAGATTGTCCGTGCTCCGCAGTTGATGCACGGCAAGACCGACAACATTGTCCATGATGATCAGGGTTTGTTCGCCGGCCTGAGCAACCCGTTTGTGGCGACACGCTATCACTCGTTGGTGATTGACCCACCGACACTGCCCGATGAGTTGATCGTCAGCGCGTGGACAGACACTGGGGGGCAGCGGCAGATCATGGGCGTTCGCCACCGCGAATTTGCGATGGAAGGCTGGCAGTTCCACCCTGAGAGCTTCTTGACAGCTCCAGGAATCGAACTGCTCACACGTTTTTTAAAGTGGTAG
- the tig gene encoding trigger factor: MSTSVDTDPTATDESLGKAPLQLEVTVEKPQACLREVVVTIPRGEVDRYLKEAYDELVPDAQVPGFRAGRAPRKLVEKQFKDRIEERVKGSLLMDSLSQVTEQAEFSAIGEPDFEYESIELPEEGPFKYQFSIEVRPEFETPNWKGLSLTKPVEEITEKDIDAALERVLARYATLEASDAPAESGDKLLITAVFRDGDRTLSEMDEERVTLSNRLSLSDAVCDSFGEMMTGAKEGDVITGKAKLSDGHSDEAMQGKEIDVEFTVVEVLKLELPQLTADFLEELGEFESETELRDFVRNSLERQANFRTEQAMRSSIVEQLLQGAEFELPPALVNRQTRRELDRKVLEFRRSGFDEDMIRRFVNASRQNLQAGTEASLREHFILEQIAENENIDALPEEFEAEIQLIAEQSDSSPRKVRARFEKSGQMDALRNQIVERKVIEAISAAANVTEEAVSQDSESQDEEFAVYHEVIPVRDNDAIPEAKYDDNTPKGAETEMESSKD; this comes from the coding sequence ATGTCCACGTCCGTCGACACTGATCCCACCGCGACCGATGAGTCGCTCGGCAAGGCTCCGCTGCAACTGGAAGTCACCGTGGAAAAACCACAAGCGTGCCTCCGTGAAGTTGTTGTGACCATCCCGCGCGGCGAAGTTGATCGCTACCTGAAAGAGGCCTACGACGAACTCGTCCCCGATGCCCAAGTGCCCGGGTTCCGCGCCGGCCGTGCACCTCGGAAACTGGTTGAAAAGCAGTTCAAAGATCGCATCGAGGAACGCGTCAAAGGCTCGTTGCTGATGGACAGCCTCAGCCAGGTTACCGAGCAAGCGGAATTTTCTGCCATCGGTGAACCCGACTTTGAATATGAGTCGATCGAGTTACCCGAAGAGGGACCCTTCAAATACCAATTCAGTATCGAAGTTCGCCCTGAATTCGAGACGCCGAATTGGAAAGGCCTCTCCCTGACGAAGCCCGTCGAAGAAATCACCGAGAAGGATATCGACGCAGCTCTCGAACGAGTACTGGCCCGTTATGCCACGCTCGAAGCGAGCGATGCCCCTGCAGAGTCCGGGGACAAACTGCTCATCACTGCGGTCTTCCGTGATGGTGATCGCACCCTGTCCGAAATGGATGAGGAACGCGTCACACTATCGAATCGTTTGAGCCTGTCCGATGCCGTCTGCGATAGCTTCGGCGAAATGATGACGGGCGCGAAGGAAGGTGACGTCATCACGGGCAAGGCCAAACTGAGCGACGGTCACAGTGACGAAGCAATGCAGGGCAAGGAAATCGACGTCGAATTCACCGTCGTGGAAGTTCTGAAGCTTGAGCTGCCGCAACTGACTGCAGATTTCTTGGAAGAGTTGGGCGAGTTCGAATCCGAAACCGAATTGCGAGACTTTGTCCGCAACTCGCTCGAACGTCAGGCTAACTTCCGCACCGAGCAAGCAATGCGGAGCTCCATCGTTGAGCAGTTGCTCCAGGGCGCTGAGTTCGAACTGCCCCCGGCATTGGTTAATCGTCAAACCAGACGCGAGCTCGATCGCAAGGTACTCGAATTCCGTCGCAGCGGATTCGATGAAGACATGATTCGCCGGTTCGTCAACGCCAGTCGCCAGAACCTGCAAGCCGGTACCGAGGCATCACTGCGTGAACACTTCATCCTCGAGCAAATTGCTGAAAATGAAAACATCGACGCCCTGCCCGAAGAGTTCGAGGCAGAAATCCAACTGATCGCCGAGCAAAGCGATTCGTCGCCCCGCAAGGTGCGTGCTCGCTTTGAAAAGTCGGGCCAAATGGACGCACTGCGAAACCAAATCGTCGAACGCAAGGTCATCGAGGCGATCTCGGCGGCTGCAAATGTGACCGAAGAAGCCGTCAGTCAAGATAGCGAGTCGCAAGACGAAGAGTTTGCTGTCTACCACGAAGTCATTCCCGTTCGCGACAACGACGCGATCCCGGAAGCTAAGTATGACGATAACACCCCCAAGGGTGCTGAAACCGAAATGGAAAGCTCCAAGGATTAG
- the argJ gene encoding bifunctional glutamate N-acetyltransferase/amino-acid acetyltransferase ArgJ translates to MNSAEKSASVSSHELPTGFRFAGATGGIKASGKSDVSLIVSDRPCVAAAVTTTNQVFAAPVQICRERTPRATCRAVITNSGNANACTGQEGIDDAIAMCGQVAKLIGCDAEDVLVMSTGVIGQRLPMEKVQRGIELASEALGSSERDFLAAADAICTTDSYRKTASTTFQTDGKTYRIAAMCKGAGMIAPNMATMLGVIVTDFPMSGPEAQASLSRIVERTFNRVSVDGHTSTNDTVVLLSSGAGDWVTSDEAAAEFVEAATDTCLKLAKLLVADGEGAVRFFEVAVEGASNDADALTIAKCVAASPLVKTAIQGGDPNWGRIVSAAGYAGPPIEVGKTSLSIEGHCVFRDGRPLAFDATDMSGRMKQASEVKLLLRVGDGSGASKYWSSDLTEDYVRFNSLYTT, encoded by the coding sequence ATGAATTCAGCGGAAAAATCAGCATCCGTAAGCTCCCACGAACTGCCGACGGGCTTCCGCTTTGCCGGTGCCACCGGCGGCATTAAAGCCAGCGGCAAATCGGACGTGTCGCTGATCGTGTCTGATCGTCCCTGCGTGGCCGCCGCCGTCACGACCACCAATCAGGTTTTTGCGGCGCCGGTGCAAATCTGTCGCGAGCGAACGCCCCGTGCGACCTGCCGTGCTGTCATCACCAATAGCGGGAATGCGAATGCATGTACGGGCCAAGAAGGCATCGATGACGCGATCGCCATGTGTGGACAGGTTGCCAAACTCATCGGCTGTGATGCCGAAGATGTCTTGGTAATGAGCACCGGCGTCATCGGCCAGCGCCTGCCGATGGAGAAGGTTCAGCGTGGAATTGAACTGGCCAGCGAAGCACTCGGTAGCAGCGAACGCGATTTTCTAGCCGCTGCGGATGCAATCTGCACGACGGATAGCTATCGCAAGACCGCGTCGACCACCTTTCAGACGGATGGAAAGACCTACCGAATTGCAGCGATGTGCAAGGGAGCAGGCATGATCGCGCCCAACATGGCCACGATGCTGGGCGTAATCGTCACCGATTTTCCCATGAGCGGCCCAGAGGCTCAGGCATCACTAAGTCGAATCGTCGAACGGACATTCAACCGGGTCAGCGTCGATGGCCACACGAGCACCAACGACACAGTGGTCTTACTGAGCAGTGGCGCAGGCGACTGGGTCACCTCCGACGAAGCTGCTGCCGAGTTTGTGGAAGCGGCAACCGACACCTGCTTGAAACTGGCCAAGCTCTTGGTTGCCGATGGCGAGGGCGCCGTTCGCTTTTTTGAGGTCGCCGTCGAGGGCGCGAGCAACGATGCTGACGCGCTGACCATTGCCAAGTGCGTTGCGGCGAGTCCACTGGTCAAGACTGCGATCCAAGGCGGCGATCCCAACTGGGGACGAATCGTTTCCGCAGCGGGATACGCGGGACCTCCCATCGAAGTCGGTAAAACATCGCTGTCGATCGAGGGGCACTGCGTATTTCGCGACGGCCGTCCGCTTGCCTTTGACGCCACCGACATGAGCGGCCGGATGAAGCAAGCCTCCGAAGTGAAGCTGTTGCTGAGAGTCGGCGACGGCTCCGGTGCATCGAAATATTGGTCGAGTGATTTGACCGAAGACTACGTTCGGTTCAACTCGCTATACACGACCTAG
- a CDS encoding M1 family metallopeptidase: MSALTRSRWRCSVIRFFSFIVLGFLVTASVSAQPLSNPKHADSTDPFYSIESWLPTPGVYRTASGAPGPLYWQQRADYDIDVTLDAAKRSLSGRCSITYHNRSPHELNYVWIQLDQNRFRKDSAAIMSRPAPSLAGRASFSSVQTLLTEQTFDGGYKIDAVTQGAMDEGADADQGQPSPLSHLIVDTMMRVDLAEPLAAGESTRIDITYHYNIVDATLIRARGGFEYFEEDDNAIFEIAQWYPRMTAYTDYTGWQHNQFLGAGEFTLELGDYRVNITTPADMVVAATGTLSNPHEVLKEEWIERLSSIADKQKPTFIVTPEEAKENEAKKSESKKSEDSAEQTKTWSFNAENVRDFAWAASRKFIWDAMSVKVGDRTVTAMSYYPNEAEPLWSQYSTESVAHTLEVYGRYTFEYPYDVAISVNGPIYGMEYPMICFNGPRPEKDGTYSKATKYGLISVVIHEVGHNFFPMIVNSDERQWTWMDEGLNTFLQYLAEQEWEENYPSSRGPAEKIVPYMRGGNQRPIMTGSDEILQFGNNAYGKPATALNILRETVLGRERFDFAFREYARRWKFKRPTPADFFRTMGDAAGTNLDWFWRGWFYSTDHVDIAIDSVELFLIDSGDPDDEYERKRRKEETEEKTLSKERDSELQRRIDWQPGLKDFYNAPDYDEDKVEESDREAYQKHLKSLDEEQRAMLRRTTKFYVVKFLNKGGLVMPIPLRIHYADNTQEHVVLPPEIWRYNSNEVKKVFLTEKEIVRFEIDPKREIADTDKSNNHWPPKIEPTRFELYKSKKDGGNPMRKAAEAAKKADEDAAKDDGKASDEAEAKSAAPAQADKAGKKSDKSRKNEESETQLDAMKNKKSDKEADEQSDTGKDKQVARPMKKQPSQKKAAKTQSDEGDDE; the protein is encoded by the coding sequence ATGTCCGCTTTGACTCGTTCGCGTTGGAGGTGCTCTGTGATCCGATTTTTCTCATTCATAGTTCTCGGTTTCCTGGTGACTGCCTCAGTGTCGGCCCAGCCACTGAGCAATCCCAAGCATGCCGATTCCACGGACCCATTTTACTCGATCGAGAGTTGGCTCCCGACACCTGGGGTCTATCGAACGGCGTCAGGGGCTCCTGGACCGCTGTACTGGCAGCAGCGTGCTGACTATGACATTGACGTGACACTCGATGCTGCCAAACGCAGTCTTTCGGGGCGCTGCTCGATCACTTACCACAATCGCTCACCCCATGAGCTGAACTACGTATGGATTCAGCTCGACCAGAATCGTTTCCGGAAAGATTCTGCGGCAATCATGAGCCGCCCGGCTCCCTCGCTGGCGGGTCGTGCCTCGTTTTCGTCTGTGCAAACGCTGCTTACCGAGCAGACATTTGATGGCGGATACAAAATTGACGCGGTCACGCAAGGAGCCATGGATGAGGGCGCTGATGCCGACCAAGGGCAACCCAGTCCGTTATCGCACTTGATCGTCGACACGATGATGCGAGTCGACTTGGCAGAGCCGTTGGCTGCGGGCGAGTCCACCCGAATTGACATCACTTATCACTACAATATCGTCGACGCGACGCTGATCCGCGCTCGTGGTGGGTTTGAGTATTTTGAGGAGGACGACAACGCGATCTTCGAAATTGCACAGTGGTACCCTCGCATGACAGCTTACACCGATTACACCGGCTGGCAGCACAATCAGTTTCTAGGGGCGGGTGAGTTCACACTTGAGCTCGGTGACTACCGCGTCAACATCACCACGCCTGCGGACATGGTCGTGGCCGCCACTGGTACGTTGTCGAATCCTCACGAAGTGTTGAAAGAGGAGTGGATTGAGCGGCTCAGTTCCATTGCGGATAAGCAGAAGCCCACCTTCATTGTCACGCCCGAGGAGGCAAAGGAGAATGAAGCGAAGAAGAGTGAGTCGAAAAAGTCGGAGGATTCTGCGGAGCAGACCAAAACGTGGAGCTTCAACGCCGAGAACGTGCGGGATTTCGCATGGGCAGCAAGTCGTAAGTTTATTTGGGACGCGATGTCCGTGAAAGTTGGTGATCGCACGGTGACGGCGATGTCCTACTATCCCAATGAAGCCGAGCCCTTATGGAGCCAGTATTCGACGGAGTCCGTGGCACACACGCTCGAGGTTTATGGGCGATACACGTTCGAATATCCCTACGATGTTGCGATCAGCGTCAACGGACCGATCTATGGCATGGAATATCCCATGATCTGTTTCAATGGACCGCGGCCGGAGAAAGATGGCACGTATTCCAAGGCGACCAAATACGGTTTGATCAGCGTGGTGATCCACGAGGTCGGTCACAACTTCTTTCCGATGATCGTCAACAGTGACGAACGGCAATGGACGTGGATGGACGAAGGTCTCAATACGTTTTTGCAGTATCTTGCTGAGCAAGAGTGGGAAGAGAACTATCCGTCGAGCCGGGGACCGGCTGAAAAAATTGTTCCCTACATGCGAGGTGGCAATCAGCGGCCAATCATGACCGGCAGCGACGAGATTTTGCAGTTCGGCAACAACGCCTACGGCAAGCCTGCCACAGCACTGAACATCCTGCGTGAAACAGTGCTCGGGCGCGAGCGATTTGATTTTGCATTTCGCGAGTACGCCCGCCGATGGAAATTCAAACGCCCAACTCCGGCAGATTTTTTCCGGACGATGGGAGACGCCGCAGGCACGAATCTTGATTGGTTCTGGCGAGGTTGGTTTTACAGCACCGACCACGTCGACATCGCAATCGACTCTGTCGAACTATTCTTGATCGACAGTGGCGATCCTGACGATGAATATGAGCGGAAGCGGCGCAAGGAAGAAACCGAGGAAAAAACGTTGTCCAAAGAACGCGACAGTGAGCTACAGCGGCGCATTGATTGGCAGCCTGGACTAAAAGACTTCTACAACGCTCCTGATTATGACGAAGACAAGGTCGAAGAGTCCGACCGGGAAGCCTATCAAAAGCATCTGAAGTCGCTTGACGAGGAGCAGCGGGCGATGCTGCGCCGGACCACCAAGTTCTATGTTGTCAAGTTTCTCAACAAGGGTGGATTGGTAATGCCAATTCCCCTGCGAATCCATTACGCCGACAACACGCAAGAGCACGTCGTGCTGCCACCGGAAATTTGGCGATACAATTCCAACGAGGTCAAGAAAGTATTTTTGACTGAGAAGGAAATCGTGCGGTTTGAGATCGATCCTAAGCGAGAGATCGCCGACACGGACAAGAGCAACAACCATTGGCCACCTAAGATCGAGCCCACCCGATTCGAGCTCTACAAGAGTAAGAAGGATGGAGGCAATCCCATGCGGAAAGCAGCCGAGGCTGCGAAAAAAGCTGACGAGGACGCCGCGAAAGATGATGGGAAAGCGTCGGACGAGGCGGAGGCAAAATCAGCCGCCCCCGCGCAGGCTGACAAGGCTGGAAAGAAGTCGGACAAGTCCCGCAAGAATGAAGAGTCGGAGACTCAACTGGACGCAATGAAGAATAAAAAGTCGGACAAAGAGGCCGATGAGCAGAGCGACACGGGCAAGGACAAACAGGTCGCTCGGCCAATGAAAAAGCAGCCCAGTCAGAAGAAGGCCGCCAAGACACAATCGGATGAGGGCGACGACGAATGA
- a CDS encoding DUF6702 family protein, producing MSLLACLLMSVTLLHPAQESLAELRFNEKTQQVEVALRVSIADEQQLLRSVSKSSVEDLVKEPEELQNAALTVLRKRLRFGTQSEVTAAKQSPEIAHAYHWVGRQSEGGHVWWYFAVTGTPATVTHLRCTLFAMPDSAASQSRSATAHDHLHADPVSTFLVLRSNQIGEPNSFTTTNKKPVHRIHW from the coding sequence ATGAGCCTTCTCGCCTGCCTACTCATGTCGGTCACGCTCCTGCACCCCGCGCAGGAGTCGCTCGCAGAACTACGGTTCAATGAGAAAACACAGCAAGTCGAAGTTGCGCTGCGTGTGAGTATCGCCGATGAGCAACAGCTCCTCCGTTCGGTATCGAAGTCCTCGGTGGAGGACCTCGTCAAGGAGCCCGAGGAGTTACAGAATGCTGCGTTGACGGTCCTTCGAAAGCGACTTCGTTTTGGCACGCAAAGCGAAGTGACGGCAGCTAAACAATCACCCGAGATCGCACATGCGTATCATTGGGTGGGACGGCAAAGTGAGGGGGGCCACGTGTGGTGGTACTTTGCTGTCACGGGGACGCCGGCGACGGTCACCCATCTCCGCTGCACCCTGTTTGCCATGCCAGATAGTGCAGCGAGTCAATCACGCAGCGCGACCGCCCACGATCACCTGCACGCCGACCCGGTGAGTACCTTTTTGGTTTTGCGTTCGAACCAAATTGGAGAGCCAAATTCGTTCACGACGACGAATAAGAAACCCGTGCACCGGATTCATTGGTGA
- a CDS encoding nucleoside triphosphate pyrophosphohydrolase family protein, which translates to MARTLRQTVDSFNRRDSQKTQLTRRALMAVEELAEWIEAHGEDDLVAAADAWADRMTVLLGDAVATGMPVEPLLDEVHRSNMTKLAADEQTGKGAKREGYERPNIHQVLNYVEQGDNSWRQHLS; encoded by the coding sequence CTGGCACGAACACTCCGGCAGACCGTCGATTCATTCAATCGCCGTGACAGCCAGAAGACGCAATTGACTCGGCGGGCGTTGATGGCTGTCGAAGAATTGGCTGAATGGATCGAGGCTCATGGCGAAGATGACTTGGTGGCTGCGGCGGACGCGTGGGCCGATCGTATGACCGTGTTGCTGGGCGATGCGGTCGCGACCGGAATGCCGGTTGAACCTTTGCTCGACGAAGTGCACCGTTCCAACATGACGAAACTCGCGGCCGATGAGCAGACCGGTAAGGGAGCGAAGAGGGAGGGCTACGAACGCCCCAATATTCATCAGGTTTTGAACTACGTCGAACAAGGAGACAATTCATGGCGACAGCATTTATCGTGA
- a CDS encoding SGNH/GDSL hydrolase family protein: MITTTHICLLGDSIFDNKIYVPDGHSVHEHLFANLTAPDTASLVAVDWAVVNSVLRQIERIPEAATHLVLSVGGNDALYLQSSVMGESSDSVYASLGKMKVAIATLEHEYEQVIGKLRQIKLPLTVCTIYDCVPGLDDAALAGLAIINDTITRTAFKNGLDLIDLRLLCNDPTDYSEVSPIEPSHAGGAKIATAIMRAVSGHAAAARIFC; this comes from the coding sequence ATGATCACTACCACGCACATCTGTCTGTTGGGCGATTCGATCTTTGACAACAAGATCTACGTCCCCGACGGCCACAGCGTCCACGAGCACTTATTCGCGAACCTGACAGCGCCCGACACAGCTTCGCTGGTTGCCGTCGACTGGGCAGTGGTCAACTCGGTCCTGCGGCAGATCGAACGAATTCCCGAAGCAGCGACTCACTTGGTGCTTAGCGTCGGCGGCAACGATGCATTGTACTTGCAATCTTCGGTGATGGGCGAGTCGAGCGACAGCGTGTACGCGTCGCTCGGGAAAATGAAGGTGGCCATTGCGACGCTGGAGCATGAGTACGAGCAGGTGATCGGCAAGTTGCGTCAAATCAAACTGCCGCTGACCGTTTGCACAATCTACGACTGCGTACCGGGACTCGACGACGCGGCGCTGGCCGGTCTGGCAATCATCAACGACACCATCACCCGAACGGCGTTTAAAAACGGCCTCGACCTGATCGACTTGCGTTTGCTCTGCAACGATCCAACCGACTACTCAGAAGTCTCACCGATTGAACCGTCGCACGCGGGCGGGGCCAAGATCGCAACGGCAATCATGCGAGCGGTTTCCGGGCATGCAGCAGCGGCCAGAATCTTCTGTTAG
- a CDS encoding NERD domain-containing protein, with amino-acid sequence MATMRPDIDPDDIPYDSERLVYRALKEQLGNEFVVLHSYPWLRPDRDGTLREGEADFIVLHQEKGMLVLEVKGGELRYQNATWERKKKHGYEPITDPFKQARGSMHYLVDRIEKQTAGDVRPHHFSYGHAVVFPHDNYTGAIPPGADVSLILSRRQMNSMDTAIESAMASWPQRPTPLSNHQWRRMATALLPEFKLFRPIVGSASDVFDKIQEMTDEQIELLGGLYEDNNRVYVSGVAGSGKTQLAFDRAIQLAKNDNRTLFVCYNRHLADHLRRSLDQHPDQGLLEKRLTIAHFHQLAREIIEDAGVDWDPPESPQSGSNFFVDDVPDLIEQAAYLAMEEGEDVQYDAIVMDEAQDFHSRWWEVLQCTLLKNAEDGTLFAFADPVQRLWDWAPAKPPVAFQTKYNLRRNCRNSRWIARTSTTIAKTEAKFFKRSPLGGKPAISTVPTLAAMKGIVCKAVENLVGQHDIGPSQLVLIGPRGLENGSLADVSEIAGIALTNDTRAWNRGEGILVTTARSFKGLEADVVVVYDLDRISKGFSHVDLYVACTRARSHVHFLVTGREMLADIKAAIQNAGKELGE; translated from the coding sequence ATGGCGACTATGCGACCCGATATCGACCCAGACGACATTCCGTACGATTCAGAACGGCTTGTCTACCGTGCGTTGAAAGAACAGCTCGGCAATGAGTTTGTTGTCCTTCACTCATATCCCTGGCTGCGACCAGATCGCGATGGCACGTTGCGCGAGGGCGAAGCGGACTTCATCGTTTTGCATCAAGAGAAAGGCATGTTGGTGCTGGAGGTCAAAGGTGGCGAACTGCGATACCAAAATGCAACTTGGGAACGAAAGAAGAAGCACGGCTACGAGCCGATCACCGACCCGTTTAAGCAAGCTCGTGGCAGCATGCACTATCTCGTTGATCGAATCGAAAAACAGACCGCCGGCGATGTTCGGCCGCACCACTTCAGCTACGGTCATGCCGTTGTCTTTCCGCACGATAACTACACTGGTGCGATTCCGCCGGGGGCTGATGTGTCGCTGATTCTGTCACGGCGACAAATGAACTCGATGGATACGGCGATCGAGTCCGCGATGGCCAGTTGGCCACAACGCCCCACGCCGCTAAGCAACCATCAGTGGCGTCGAATGGCAACCGCTTTGTTGCCCGAGTTCAAACTGTTTCGCCCCATCGTCGGCAGTGCCAGCGATGTGTTCGACAAGATTCAAGAAATGACGGACGAGCAGATTGAACTGTTGGGTGGTTTGTACGAAGACAATAACCGCGTATACGTCTCCGGCGTGGCTGGCTCAGGGAAAACGCAGCTCGCGTTCGACCGAGCGATTCAACTGGCCAAGAATGATAATCGCACGTTGTTCGTTTGTTACAACCGACATCTGGCCGACCATCTTCGCCGGAGCCTCGATCAGCATCCCGACCAAGGGCTACTCGAAAAGCGATTGACGATTGCCCACTTCCATCAACTCGCTCGCGAGATCATCGAAGATGCAGGTGTTGATTGGGATCCGCCAGAGTCGCCTCAATCAGGTTCAAATTTCTTTGTCGATGATGTACCCGATCTGATTGAACAAGCCGCCTATCTTGCGATGGAGGAGGGGGAAGATGTGCAGTATGACGCAATTGTCATGGACGAGGCCCAGGACTTTCATTCTCGCTGGTGGGAAGTCTTACAATGCACGCTTCTGAAGAATGCCGAGGACGGGACGCTATTTGCGTTCGCCGACCCAGTCCAAAGATTGTGGGACTGGGCACCGGCCAAACCGCCGGTCGCGTTTCAAACGAAATACAATCTGCGTCGTAACTGTCGCAACAGTCGCTGGATCGCTCGCACCAGCACGACGATCGCCAAAACGGAGGCCAAGTTCTTCAAACGATCACCGCTTGGTGGGAAACCAGCGATCAGCACGGTGCCGACCCTTGCAGCAATGAAAGGTATCGTCTGTAAAGCCGTCGAAAACTTGGTTGGGCAACACGATATCGGCCCGTCACAATTGGTCCTGATCGGACCGCGCGGCCTCGAAAACGGATCACTCGCCGATGTATCGGAAATTGCTGGCATCGCTCTAACCAATGATACGCGTGCATGGAACCGCGGCGAGGGGATTTTGGTCACGACAGCCCGAAGCTTCAAAGGGCTCGAAGCGGATGTGGTTGTTGTCTACGATTTGGACCGAATCTCGAAAGGCTTTTCACATGTCGACTTGTACGTTGCCTGTACACGCGCCCGCTCGCACGTCCATTTTCTAGTTACCGGACGAGAAATGCTCGCCGACATTAAAGCCGCGATACAGAACGCCGGAAAGGAACTGGGAGAATAA